From Vibrio tritonius, the proteins below share one genomic window:
- a CDS encoding A24 family peptidase — protein MNNLLVLQSLLIPLGVVVFSDLFYRKIHNHLILFLLLLALGNGVLFFVGLGSYASLSLAHAAAQFGWSLVGAVAVLSIGFGLFAIGQMGAGDVKLMAVLCLLVGGNNQVAFLLITALAGGVLALLMPFIRIVEMAGAKWILQLSTMMPWLRIPVPQAAYTRPNTAGLPYGLAIAAGAIVSLTTPLTH, from the coding sequence ATGAATAATTTATTGGTGCTGCAAAGCTTATTAATTCCATTAGGCGTGGTCGTTTTTAGTGACCTGTTTTATCGCAAAATCCATAACCACCTAATTTTGTTTCTTTTGCTGTTGGCGCTTGGTAATGGCGTGTTGTTTTTCGTTGGACTGGGCAGTTATGCCTCGCTTTCACTGGCGCATGCTGCAGCGCAGTTTGGTTGGTCGCTCGTTGGTGCAGTGGCTGTGCTGTCCATCGGTTTTGGCTTGTTTGCGATTGGGCAAATGGGCGCAGGGGACGTCAAGTTGATGGCGGTACTGTGCCTTTTGGTCGGTGGCAATAATCAGGTCGCATTTTTGCTCATCACAGCGCTCGCCGGTGGCGTGCTGGCATTGCTCATGCCTTTTATCCGCATCGTTGAAATGGCGGGAGCAAAGTGGATTTTGCAACTCTCGACCATGATGCCTTGGCTACGAATTCCAGTGCCACAAGCCGCGTATACACGACCCAATACCGCCGGTTTGCCTTACGGCTTAGCGATAGCCGCTGGAGCTATTGTCTCCCTAACTACTCCTTTAACTCATTAG
- a CDS encoding Flp family type IVb pilin produces the protein MKAQLKKFIADESGVTAIEYGILAAAMAAAIGVIFGSDGVFVTALKERFASIADQITDTATTDGK, from the coding sequence ATGAAAGCTCAACTGAAAAAATTTATCGCTGATGAAAGTGGTGTAACGGCGATTGAATATGGAATTTTGGCAGCAGCAATGGCGGCAGCCATCGGCGTTATTTTTGGTTCTGATGGTGTATTTGTGACGGCATTGAAAGAGCGTTTCGCCTCAATTGCAGACCAAATTACCGATACCGCAACCACCGATGGCAAATAA
- a CDS encoding response regulator transcription factor — MRVLIVEDEIPVSHWISSKLQSNGHTCKLSDNGAQALALIQNEVFDVVVLDNMLPEMTGIEVLNNLQNTPHPPVLILSANDQTSDRILGLKSGADDYLGKPFDFTELLLRLERLYHRSQKITSQHTTQIGSVNIDLEQQKVTRNGKNVLLTSKEFKLLQVLVEHRGKTVTRNMLLERVWGYNFDPQTNILDVHLSKLRNKLNSNEDAEPLIRTIRSKGYSLG, encoded by the coding sequence ATGCGTGTTCTCATCGTTGAGGATGAAATCCCTGTCAGTCATTGGATCAGCAGTAAACTGCAATCTAACGGGCACACATGTAAGCTCTCTGATAACGGAGCGCAAGCACTAGCATTAATTCAAAACGAAGTGTTTGATGTGGTGGTACTGGATAATATGCTGCCTGAAATGACCGGGATTGAAGTATTAAATAATTTGCAAAATACTCCTCACCCACCGGTATTAATTCTCTCAGCGAATGATCAAACATCTGACCGAATATTAGGTCTTAAATCGGGTGCAGATGATTATTTAGGTAAACCTTTCGACTTTACTGAATTATTACTCAGACTCGAACGCCTTTATCATCGTTCGCAAAAAATCACGTCGCAGCACACCACGCAAATTGGCAGTGTGAATATCGACTTAGAACAACAGAAGGTGACACGTAACGGCAAAAATGTGCTGCTAACCAGTAAAGAATTCAAGCTATTACAAGTGCTGGTGGAACATCGGGGTAAAACGGTGACGCGCAACATGCTGCTTGAGCGGGTATGGGGCTATAACTTTGATCCACAAACCAATATTTTGGATGTGCATCTCTCCAAATTGCGTAATAAATTAAACAGCAATGAGGATGCAGAGCCGCTTATTCGCACTATTCGTTCGAAAGGTTATTCACTAGGATAA